The Bos indicus x Bos taurus breed Angus x Brahman F1 hybrid chromosome 10, Bos_hybrid_MaternalHap_v2.0, whole genome shotgun sequence genome has a segment encoding these proteins:
- the FBXO34 gene encoding F-box only protein 34 isoform X1 — MGFGASVGLRRAALGARSVSAVGSEPGLRPPPLYRGVQPLARPRPGQERRTSVMHLKPYWKLQKKGQPLEIGTGTLRTPMSHQQAIRDEECKARCMKSSVFPSASLGKASSRKPFGILSPNVLCSMSGKSPEESSLNVKTKKNAPSATIHQGEEGEGPLDIWAVVKPGNTKEKIAFFAAHQCSNRIGSMKIKSSWDIDGRATKRRKKSGDLKKAKIQLERMKEVNSRCYQPEPFACGIEHCSVHYVSDGGDGVYAGRPLSVIQMVAFLEQRASALLASCAKTCTNSPAVVRFSGQSRGAPPNPEPLSAPGACEEPAERRNPEVGETQSEPVRVLDMVARLESECLKRQSQREPGSLSRNNSFRRNVGRVLLVNGTQAEESKADKGALEVPDTQVKTVGSVSVGCSPLRADRCSPQGDQAWDGAPRGCPSVPAGMSLHTDSAEFEPDQQTAMKSSNRHDVEMTEELVGPPLPPLTCPQAIELPTDAVDGISEELVPLANRNPDQRKRESLCISITVSKVERDQSSSSESCEDPLPGMLFFLPSGQHSSGHSQSDESTTEESSEASQLEEAAEGDSAPEEKSVSVDSFVPLASPVESTLPMLEASSWKKQVSHDFLETRFKIQQLLEPQQYMAFLPHHIMVKIFRLLPTKSLVALKCTCCYFKFIIEYYNIRPADSRWVRDPRYREDPCKQCKKKYVKGDVSLCRWHPKPYCQALPYGPGYWMCCHRSQKGFPGCKLGLHDNHWVPACHSFNRAIHKKAKGTETEEEY, encoded by the coding sequence AACCTCTGTTATGCACCTTAAGCCATACTGGAAACTCCAGAAGAAAGGGCAACCTCTGGAAATCGGCACGGGAACTCTGAGAACTCCTATGAGCCACCAACAGGCTATCAGGGATGAAGAATGCAAAGCTAGGTGTATGAAATCAAGTGTCTTTCCTTCAGCCTCTCTTGGTAAAGCATCATCTCGAAAGCCTTTTGGAATCCTTTCTCCAAATGTTCTGTGCAGTATGAGTGGGAAGAGTCCTGAAGAGAGCAGCTTGAATGTTAAAACCAAGAAGAATGCACCATCTGCAACAATCCACCAGGGTGAAGAAGGGGAAGGGCCGCTCGATATCTGGGCTGTTGTGAAACCGGGAAATACCAAGGAAAAGATAGCATTCTTTGCAGCCCACCAGTGCAGTAATAGAATAGgatctatgaaaataaaaagctcCTGGGATATTGATGGGAGAGCtactaaaagaaggaaaaaatcagGGGATCTTAAAAAAGCCAAGATACAGTTAGAAAGGATGAAGGAGGTCAACAGCAGATGCTACCAGCCTGAGCCTTTTGCATGTGGCATCGAGCACTGTTCTGTGCATTACGTGAGTGACGGCGGGGACGGCGTGTATGCCGGGAGGCCTCTATCGGTCATACAGATGGTGGCCTTCCTCGAGCAAAGAGCCAGCGCTCTGCTAGCCAGTTGTGCAAAAACCTGCACTAACTCACCTGCTGTGGTGCGGTTTTCCGGGCAATCCAGAGGTGCACCCCCAAACCCCGAGCCTTTGTCCGCCCCAGGAGCATGTGAAGAACCTGCAGAAAGGAGAAATCCTGAGGTTGGTGAAACACAGAGCGAGCCTGTCCGTGTCCTCGACATGGTAGCCAGGCTGGAGTCCGAGTGCCTGAAGCGGCAGAGCCAGCGGGAGCCCGGGAGCCTCTCGAGGAATAACAGCTTTCGCCGCAATGTGGGCCGCGTGCTGCTTGTGAATGGCACCCAGGCTGAGGAAAGCAAAGCAGACAAAGGCGCCTTGGAGGTTCCTGACACTCAGGTGAAAACTGTGGGGTCTGTATCTGTGGGCTGCAGCCCCTTAAGAGCTGACCGTTGTTCTCCTCAGGGAGACCAGGCCTGGGACGGCGCACCTCGAGGCTGCCCCTCGGTGCCGGCAGGCATGAGTTTGCACACAGACAGTGCAGAGTTCGAGCCAGATCAGCAGACTGCCATGAAAAGCAGCAACAGGCACGATGTGGAAATGACAGAGGAACTTGTTGGGCCACCTCTTCCTCCTCTCACCTGTCCCCAAGCCATTGAACTGCCCACAGATGCTGTTGATGGCATTAGTGAAGAGCTTGTGCCGCTTGCTAACCGAAATCCCGATCAGCGCAAAAGAGAATCTCTGTGCATTAGTATCACTGTGTCCAAGGTAGAGAGAGACCAGTCTTCCAGTTCGGAGTCCTGTGAAGACCCACTTCCAGGGATGTTGTTTTTTTTGCCATCTGGTCAGCACTCGTCAGGCCACTCCCAGTCAGATGAAAGCACAACAGAAGAGTCTTCCGAGGCCAGTCAGCTTGAAGAGGCTGCTGAAGGTGACAGTGCACCTGAGGAAAAAAGCGTCTCGGTTGATTCGTTTGTCCCACTGGCCTCTCCTGTGGAAAGTACATTACCAATGCTTGAGGCATCCAGCTGGAAGAAGCAGGTGTCACATGACTTTCTGGAGACCAGGTTTAAAATCCAACAGCTTTTAGAGCCTCAGCAGTATATGGCTTTTCTGCCCCACCACATCATGGTGAAAATCTTCAGGTTACTTCCTACTAAGAGTTTAGTGGCTCTTAAATGTACCTGCTGCTATTTCAAGTTTATCATTGAATATTACAATATCAGGCCAGCAGATTCTCGCTGGGTTCGGGATCCACGCTACAGAGAGGATCCGTGCAAGCAGTGCAAGAAAAAATATGTGAAAGGGGATGTGTCCCTGTGCCGGTGGCACCCCAAGCCCTACTGCCAGGCGCTGCCCTACGGGCCGGGGTACTGGATGTGCTGCCACCGGtcccagaagggcttccctggctgtAAGCTGGGGCTCCATGACAATCACTGGGTCCCTGCTTGCCATAGCTTTAATCGGGCAATCCATAAGAAAGCAAAagggactgaaactgaagagGAGTATTAA
- the FBXO34 gene encoding F-box only protein 34 isoform X2: MHLKPYWKLQKKGQPLEIGTGTLRTPMSHQQAIRDEECKARCMKSSVFPSASLGKASSRKPFGILSPNVLCSMSGKSPEESSLNVKTKKNAPSATIHQGEEGEGPLDIWAVVKPGNTKEKIAFFAAHQCSNRIGSMKIKSSWDIDGRATKRRKKSGDLKKAKIQLERMKEVNSRCYQPEPFACGIEHCSVHYVSDGGDGVYAGRPLSVIQMVAFLEQRASALLASCAKTCTNSPAVVRFSGQSRGAPPNPEPLSAPGACEEPAERRNPEVGETQSEPVRVLDMVARLESECLKRQSQREPGSLSRNNSFRRNVGRVLLVNGTQAEESKADKGALEVPDTQVKTVGSVSVGCSPLRADRCSPQGDQAWDGAPRGCPSVPAGMSLHTDSAEFEPDQQTAMKSSNRHDVEMTEELVGPPLPPLTCPQAIELPTDAVDGISEELVPLANRNPDQRKRESLCISITVSKVERDQSSSSESCEDPLPGMLFFLPSGQHSSGHSQSDESTTEESSEASQLEEAAEGDSAPEEKSVSVDSFVPLASPVESTLPMLEASSWKKQVSHDFLETRFKIQQLLEPQQYMAFLPHHIMVKIFRLLPTKSLVALKCTCCYFKFIIEYYNIRPADSRWVRDPRYREDPCKQCKKKYVKGDVSLCRWHPKPYCQALPYGPGYWMCCHRSQKGFPGCKLGLHDNHWVPACHSFNRAIHKKAKGTETEEEY, encoded by the coding sequence ATGCACCTTAAGCCATACTGGAAACTCCAGAAGAAAGGGCAACCTCTGGAAATCGGCACGGGAACTCTGAGAACTCCTATGAGCCACCAACAGGCTATCAGGGATGAAGAATGCAAAGCTAGGTGTATGAAATCAAGTGTCTTTCCTTCAGCCTCTCTTGGTAAAGCATCATCTCGAAAGCCTTTTGGAATCCTTTCTCCAAATGTTCTGTGCAGTATGAGTGGGAAGAGTCCTGAAGAGAGCAGCTTGAATGTTAAAACCAAGAAGAATGCACCATCTGCAACAATCCACCAGGGTGAAGAAGGGGAAGGGCCGCTCGATATCTGGGCTGTTGTGAAACCGGGAAATACCAAGGAAAAGATAGCATTCTTTGCAGCCCACCAGTGCAGTAATAGAATAGgatctatgaaaataaaaagctcCTGGGATATTGATGGGAGAGCtactaaaagaaggaaaaaatcagGGGATCTTAAAAAAGCCAAGATACAGTTAGAAAGGATGAAGGAGGTCAACAGCAGATGCTACCAGCCTGAGCCTTTTGCATGTGGCATCGAGCACTGTTCTGTGCATTACGTGAGTGACGGCGGGGACGGCGTGTATGCCGGGAGGCCTCTATCGGTCATACAGATGGTGGCCTTCCTCGAGCAAAGAGCCAGCGCTCTGCTAGCCAGTTGTGCAAAAACCTGCACTAACTCACCTGCTGTGGTGCGGTTTTCCGGGCAATCCAGAGGTGCACCCCCAAACCCCGAGCCTTTGTCCGCCCCAGGAGCATGTGAAGAACCTGCAGAAAGGAGAAATCCTGAGGTTGGTGAAACACAGAGCGAGCCTGTCCGTGTCCTCGACATGGTAGCCAGGCTGGAGTCCGAGTGCCTGAAGCGGCAGAGCCAGCGGGAGCCCGGGAGCCTCTCGAGGAATAACAGCTTTCGCCGCAATGTGGGCCGCGTGCTGCTTGTGAATGGCACCCAGGCTGAGGAAAGCAAAGCAGACAAAGGCGCCTTGGAGGTTCCTGACACTCAGGTGAAAACTGTGGGGTCTGTATCTGTGGGCTGCAGCCCCTTAAGAGCTGACCGTTGTTCTCCTCAGGGAGACCAGGCCTGGGACGGCGCACCTCGAGGCTGCCCCTCGGTGCCGGCAGGCATGAGTTTGCACACAGACAGTGCAGAGTTCGAGCCAGATCAGCAGACTGCCATGAAAAGCAGCAACAGGCACGATGTGGAAATGACAGAGGAACTTGTTGGGCCACCTCTTCCTCCTCTCACCTGTCCCCAAGCCATTGAACTGCCCACAGATGCTGTTGATGGCATTAGTGAAGAGCTTGTGCCGCTTGCTAACCGAAATCCCGATCAGCGCAAAAGAGAATCTCTGTGCATTAGTATCACTGTGTCCAAGGTAGAGAGAGACCAGTCTTCCAGTTCGGAGTCCTGTGAAGACCCACTTCCAGGGATGTTGTTTTTTTTGCCATCTGGTCAGCACTCGTCAGGCCACTCCCAGTCAGATGAAAGCACAACAGAAGAGTCTTCCGAGGCCAGTCAGCTTGAAGAGGCTGCTGAAGGTGACAGTGCACCTGAGGAAAAAAGCGTCTCGGTTGATTCGTTTGTCCCACTGGCCTCTCCTGTGGAAAGTACATTACCAATGCTTGAGGCATCCAGCTGGAAGAAGCAGGTGTCACATGACTTTCTGGAGACCAGGTTTAAAATCCAACAGCTTTTAGAGCCTCAGCAGTATATGGCTTTTCTGCCCCACCACATCATGGTGAAAATCTTCAGGTTACTTCCTACTAAGAGTTTAGTGGCTCTTAAATGTACCTGCTGCTATTTCAAGTTTATCATTGAATATTACAATATCAGGCCAGCAGATTCTCGCTGGGTTCGGGATCCACGCTACAGAGAGGATCCGTGCAAGCAGTGCAAGAAAAAATATGTGAAAGGGGATGTGTCCCTGTGCCGGTGGCACCCCAAGCCCTACTGCCAGGCGCTGCCCTACGGGCCGGGGTACTGGATGTGCTGCCACCGGtcccagaagggcttccctggctgtAAGCTGGGGCTCCATGACAATCACTGGGTCCCTGCTTGCCATAGCTTTAATCGGGCAATCCATAAGAAAGCAAAagggactgaaactgaagagGAGTATTAA